One segment of Thermus hydrothermalis DNA contains the following:
- a CDS encoding HesA/MoeB/ThiF family protein has translation MWTKEELDRYHRQMILPQVGPEGQARLREASVAVVGAGGLGVPVLQYLVAAGVG, from the coding sequence ATGTGGACCAAGGAGGAACTGGACCGCTACCACCGGCAGATGATCCTGCCCCAGGTGGGGCCCGAGGGGCAGGCGCGGCTTCGGGAAGCCTCCGTGGCCGTGGTGGGGGCCGGGGGGCTTGGGGTGCCCGTCCTCCAGTACCTGGTGGCGGCGGGGGTGGGGC